In Streptomyces pluripotens, the genomic window ACGAAGACGTCCGCGACCCGCTCCATCATGGTGGTCAGCGGGTGCCGGGCACCGGCCGGGACGCGGTCGTACGGCAGCGTGACGTCCACCGACTCCTCGACCAGGACGCGGGCGTCGCGCTCTGCCTCCAGCTCGGTCTGACGGGCGGCGAGGGCCTTGTTCACGCCGCCGCGGGCCATACCGACCCGCTTGCCGGCCTCGGCCTTGGCATGCGGGGGCAGGGCGCCGATCTCGCGGTTGGCGAGAGCCAACGGGGAGCCGGGGCCGGTGTGGGCCACCTTGGCCTCGTGGAGCGCGTCGAGGGAGTCCGCGGCTGCGAAGGCGGCGAGCGCCTCGTCCCGCATGCGCTCGATCTCTTCAGGTTTCAACGCCTCGACCTCGACAGGGTCGTACGACTTATTGGGTGCCGACATCTCTTCCCGTGCTTCCGATTGGCTGGCGGATGGTCCCCGTCACCGACTCCGAGACTCACTGAGTCCTGCCCGGGCCATGTGAAGGACACAAAGGTGCCAAAGGCCGAGTCTAACGGGGCGGAGGTGTATGAAGAGCCCGCGGGCCGCTAGGCGAGATACGCCGGCGCCCCCACGGGCAGCGTAAAGCGGAACTCGGCGCCGCCGCCGGGGGCGCGGCCGACCGTGATGGTGCCGCCGTGAGCCTCGACGATGCCCTTGACGATGTACAGCCCGAGGCCCGTTCCACCACGCTTGCTGCCCCGCCAGAAGCGGGTGAAGACGCGGTTCATGGACTCCTCCGGGATGCCGGGCCCTTCGTCGCTCACCGTGACCGACGTCCCGGTTTCCTCGCCTTCGCGCGGGGACGCCGAGGGCGCGATGTCCATCGTGACGGTTCCCTCGCCGTGCCGCACCGCATTTTCGATGAGGTTGCTGAGGACCTGGTCGACCTTGTCGGGGTCGGCCCACAGCGCGGGCAAGGGCTGTTCGATGCGGAGCAGGAAGCGGTCGGCGGGCTGCCCGGAGGCGACGTAGGCCTGGATGTGCCGGGAGACGGCGGCGCCGATGTCGACGGGTTGGCGGCGCAGTTCCAGCCGCCCGGAGTCGATCCGGGAAATGTCGAGCAGCTCAGCGATGAGGCGGGTGACCCGGTCGGCGTCGGCGTCGACGGTCTCCAGCATGAGCCGCTTCTGGTCGTCGGTGAAGCGCGCCCATTTGGCAAGGAGCGTGGCGGTGAAGCCCTTCACCGAGGTCAGCGGAGAGCGCAGCTCGTGGGCGACGGTGGCGATCAGCTCCGCGTGGCTGCGCTCGGTGCGGCGGCGGGCCTCGGTGTCCCTCAGCGAGACGACCACGCGCCGCACGGGGCCCAGGGGCTCGTCGCGGACGTACCGGGCGGACACCAGCACCTCCCGGCCGCCGGGCAGCAGCAGGTTGCGTTCCGGCTGCCGTACCCGGGTGGCGAGGCCGCCGTAAGGGTCGGTGAACTGCCACCAGCGTCGCCCTTCCAGGTCCTCTAAGGGCAGCACCTTCTCCAAGAGGCGGCCGAGAGCGTCGGCAGCCGGTACGGCGGTGATGCGGGTGGCAGCGGCGTTGAAGCAGATGACACGACCGTGTTCGTCGGCGACGACGAGACCGTCGGGCAACTGATCGGGATCGATGCCGCAGCGGGTTGCCTCGTCGGCGCCAGGCCGGGGCGCGGGTGTGCGCCACGCGTCCCGTCCCTCCGGCGCGGTGCTCGTGCCGGCCACACTCATCCCCGTAGCCCACCTCTCAAACAGCGCAGGGCCCCGAGTTGGCCACCCTACTAGCTCTGGGTGACGGAGCGGCACCCTCCGGAGGCGCGCTGTGCACGGGCCGATGCGTAGAGACATACGGCGGCGGCCGTGGCGAGGTTCAGGCTCTCGGCCTTTCCATGGATCGGAACGCGTACGACGGCGTCGGCGAGGACCCGGGTCTCCTCTGGCAGCCCCCAGGCCTCGTTGCCGAACACCCAGGCGGTCGGCCCGCCCATGGCTCCTTTATCCAGTTCCTCGTCCAGGTCACGGTCACCGGCCCCGTCGGCGGCGAGAATCCGCACACCCGCGTCCTGCAGCCCGGCCACGGCCCGCCTGACGGGCACGCCGACGGCGACGGGCAGGTGGAACAGCGAACCGACGGAGGCCCGTACGGCCTTGGGGTTGTACAGGTCGACGGACGCATCGGTGAGGATCACGGCATCAGCACCGGCGGCGTCGGCGCAGCGCAGCACGGTTCCGGCGTTGCCCGGGTCGCGCACATGAGCGAGAACGGCCACCAACCGGGGTCGGGCGGCGAGGACGTCCTCGAACGGGGTGTCCAGGAACCGGCAGACGCCGACCAGCCCCTGCGGCGTGACGGTGGTGGAGATGTCGGCGATCACGTCCTCGGAGGCCAGGTGCACCCGGGCACCGGCGCTACGGGCCGCCCCGATGATGTCGGCGTAACGGTCCGCGGCTTCGACCGTGGCGAACAGTTCGACGAGTGTGGAGGTCGCGTCGACGCGGTGCCCGGCCGCTTCCCTGACGGCCTGCGGCCCCTCCGCGAGGAACAAGCGGTCCTTGCCCCGGGAGTTCCGCTTGGCGAGCCGCCGGGCGGCACTCACACGGGCGGACCGGGGGGAAATGAGCTCGGGAGTGGCTGACGGCATCCTCTTCACCTTCGAAAACCTCTTGTCCGCCGGAGCGGTGGTCGAGCACCACGGTGGGGTGGTCGGTGCCGCACCCACCCCACCGCACGGCAAAACGACGGACCCGCGGGCAGCAGCCCACGGGTCCGTACAGTCACGTCGGCCTAAGGCCTGCGCAGCGTCACGCGGCCTTCGGCGCGTTGACGTCCGACGGCAGCGCCTTCTGCGCAACCTCGACGAGCGCGGCGAAGGCGTTCGCGTCGTTCACGGCCAGCTCGGCCAGGATCTTGCGGTCGACCTCGATGTTCGCGGCCTTCAGACCCTGGATGAAGCGGTTGTAGGTGATGCCGTTGGCGCGGGCGGCGGCGTTGATGCGCTGGATCCACAGCTGGCGGAAGTCGCCCTTGCGCTTCTTGCGGTCGTTGTAGTTGTAGACCAGCGAGTGGGTGACCTGCTCCTTGGCCTTGCGGTACAGGCGCGAACGCTGACCGCGGTAGCCGGAAGCCTGCTCGAGGATCGCCCGGCGCTTCTTGTGGGCGTTGACTGCCCGCTTGACGCGTGCCACTTGTTAACTCCTTGTAGCGGGGTCGTGGGGGTACTCACACGACCCGGAAACGACTTGGGTCCCGGTCCTGACGTACGACGCTCGGCAGATGGTGAGCGTCGGGTACATCACTTGCCGAGAAGCTTCTTGATCTTCGCGGCGTCGCCCGGGGCCATCTCGGCGTTGCCGGTGAGGCGACGCGTCACACGGGACGACTTGTGCTCAAGCAGGTGGCGCTTGCCGGCGCGCTCGCGGAGCACCTTGCCGGAGCCGGTGACCTTGAAGCGCTTGCTGGCACCGCTGTGCGACTTGTTCTTCGGCATAGCGCCGTTCTCTCCTCGTCGGTGGCGCTCCGGTGCCCGGTCGCGAAACCGGGCACGGCAGAGCGTCGCTTTGTTCTTCGGTTACATCCTCGGGGACGTGTGTCCCCCGGGATCACGCCTCGGCGGGCTCCTCGGCGGACGCCTCAGCCTCGGCAGGGTTCTGCGAACGACCGGGGTTGGCCTTCGCGGACGCCTTGCGGGCCTCCTGCGCCTGACGGGCCTCGGCCATCGCCTCGGTCTTCTTCTTGTGCGGACCGAGAACCATGATCATGTTCCGGCCGTCCTGCTTCGGGTTCGACTCAACGAAACCGAGGTCCTGGACGTCCTCAGCGAGACGTTGGAGCAGCCGGTAGCCCAGCTCGGGCCGCGACTGCTCACGACCACGGAACATGATCGTGATCTTGACCTTGTCGCCCTGCTTGAGGAACCGGACGACGTGACCCTTCTTGGTGTCATAGTCGTGCGGGTCGATCTTCGGCCGGAGCTTCATCTCCTTGATGACCGTGTGCGCCTGGTTCTTGCGCGCCTCACGGGCCTTCATGGCCGACTCGTACTTGAACTTCCCGTAGTCCATGAGCTTGCACACGGGCGGGCGGGCGTTCGCCGCGACCTCGACCAGGTCCAGGTCGTACTCCTGCGCAAGCTCCAGTGCCTTCGCGAGCGGCACGATGCCGACCTGCTCGCCACTGGGACCGACAAGTCGCACCTCGGGAACGCGAATCCGGTCGTTGATGCGGGGCTCGGCGCTGATGGATCCTCCTCGGTAGCACCTCGCGACGGTCTGGCGGACAGCCGCGTAACGTGTGTTCGTTGTGACCTAACCGCGCCGAAGCAGAAAAAATGCCCCGGACGATCACAGGCGGGGCTCCCATTGCTACCGGAGCACCGCCGCGGTGACCGCGGGGCGCACTTTCGGGCGACTCCATCGTCCGTACGGAACGATGGTGGCCGCCTGACCGGGTGACCCGCCGCCCCGGAGGGCAGTCAGGTGGGAGATCGGAGCCTCCACTTGTGGGCTGGGCATGACCCGTTCACACAGGGCACGTCCAGCCGGTCGTCCACCAGATTAGCAGGATCGCTTGACAAGGGCTAATTGAAGGGAGGCCCGGCAGACCGCCTATCGTGTGGGGCATGAGTGAGACCCCTCCTGAGTCCCCCGACTTCGACGCGATGACCCGGGACATCGCCGAGGTTCCCGCCGTCGAGGTGATCGTGACGGTCGCCGTCAACCTGATGAGCGCCGCCGCCGTGAAACTCGGGCTCAGCGAGGAGGGCGAGAAGTACAAGGATCTGGACGAGGCGCGCAAGCTGATCACCGCGCTCGCGGGACTGCTGGACGGCGGCGCGACCGAGATCAGCTCCTTCCACGCGGCACCGCTGCGCGACGGCCTGAAGTCACTGCAGCTGGCATTCCGCGAGGCGTCGATCGTCCCGGACGAGCCCGGCCAGGGCCCGGGCGAGAAATACACCGGACCCGTCTACGGCTA contains:
- a CDS encoding TrmH family RNA methyltransferase, producing MPSATPELISPRSARVSAARRLAKRNSRGKDRLFLAEGPQAVREAAGHRVDATSTLVELFATVEAADRYADIIGAARSAGARVHLASEDVIADISTTVTPQGLVGVCRFLDTPFEDVLAARPRLVAVLAHVRDPGNAGTVLRCADAAGADAVILTDASVDLYNPKAVRASVGSLFHLPVAVGVPVRRAVAGLQDAGVRILAADGAGDRDLDEELDKGAMGGPTAWVFGNEAWGLPEETRVLADAVVRVPIHGKAESLNLATAAAVCLYASARAQRASGGCRSVTQS
- a CDS encoding sensor histidine kinase; translated protein: MSVAGTSTAPEGRDAWRTPAPRPGADEATRCGIDPDQLPDGLVVADEHGRVICFNAAATRITAVPAADALGRLLEKVLPLEDLEGRRWWQFTDPYGGLATRVRQPERNLLLPGGREVLVSARYVRDEPLGPVRRVVVSLRDTEARRRTERSHAELIATVAHELRSPLTSVKGFTATLLAKWARFTDDQKRLMLETVDADADRVTRLIAELLDISRIDSGRLELRRQPVDIGAAVSRHIQAYVASGQPADRFLLRIEQPLPALWADPDKVDQVLSNLIENAVRHGEGTVTMDIAPSASPREGEETGTSVTVSDEGPGIPEESMNRVFTRFWRGSKRGGTGLGLYIVKGIVEAHGGTITVGRAPGGGAEFRFTLPVGAPAYLA
- the infC gene encoding translation initiation factor IF-3; its protein translation is MSAEPRINDRIRVPEVRLVGPSGEQVGIVPLAKALELAQEYDLDLVEVAANARPPVCKLMDYGKFKYESAMKAREARKNQAHTVIKEMKLRPKIDPHDYDTKKGHVVRFLKQGDKVKITIMFRGREQSRPELGYRLLQRLAEDVQDLGFVESNPKQDGRNMIMVLGPHKKKTEAMAEARQAQEARKASAKANPGRSQNPAEAEASAEEPAEA
- the rplT gene encoding 50S ribosomal protein L20; protein product: MARVKRAVNAHKKRRAILEQASGYRGQRSRLYRKAKEQVTHSLVYNYNDRKKRKGDFRQLWIQRINAAARANGITYNRFIQGLKAANIEVDRKILAELAVNDANAFAALVEVAQKALPSDVNAPKAA
- the rpmI gene encoding 50S ribosomal protein L35; translated protein: MPKNKSHSGASKRFKVTGSGKVLRERAGKRHLLEHKSSRVTRRLTGNAEMAPGDAAKIKKLLGK
- a CDS encoding DUF1844 domain-containing protein, which codes for MSETPPESPDFDAMTRDIAEVPAVEVIVTVAVNLMSAAAVKLGLSEEGEKYKDLDEARKLITALAGLLDGGATEISSFHAAPLRDGLKSLQLAFREASIVPDEPGQGPGEKYTGPVYG